The DNA segment AAAACTATATCCTCAGCATAGTGAGCAAGAATTTCATCAAGATGATGAGAATTCCAGGCTTCAATCCAATGGTCAGCAAGTTGTTGAGCCTGTTCTTTTGTTAGCATAAATTGCTCCTATTCATTCCTAGTACGGAGTACCATCTTTGTGAGTTAGTATCCATGCACCATTCGCAGCTTGAGTTGCTGTCAGATCATCGTTTGGGTATTCAACTTTATCTCCTGGAGTACGATCTCCTATCTCCAAGTAAATTGCTACTTCAGACGATCGATTTACCAGCTGATGGGCAATTCCTGTACCTGCTTTGAACCCATAGCAATCTCCTGGATTTAATGAGAATTCCGCTTCTCCCAGTACCAATGTTGGAGATCCCTCCAGAATCAGGATGAATTCATCTTGCTTTGAGTGACTGTGGGCAAGAGCAGACACAGCACCCGGCAAAAGTTGGGTCAGGTTGACTCCAAATTGAGTGAGACTAAAATAGTCGCCCAATTTGCGTTTCAGCCGTCCTTTAACTTGTGCAGCGTAAGGTTCTGGGTAAATTGTTTGCCCCATTGTTGCTGGAACAAATTGTGCTGAAATGGGTAATTGATTCACAGTAGCTTCCTAATCTGCTTCAGCAGCTCCAACATCAGTGCAGATAAACAGATGATCAAATTCAAAGGTCATCGCTTCTAAAATTAATTTTTAAGTCAATCTAGGGACTGGCATCGGGGATAGAATAGGTCATGTAGGTTGACTCATTGAATTTATCCGAGCATTGTTTAATATGTCAATATGGTTGACCTAAATAATTCAGATAGTCAGCGTGAGCAAGAACTGAATAAAGCTCTGGAAGCCTTGCATTTTGCGTTTCGTGCCGTAACTGCGAAGCCAGATGTAATTCTTGCTAAGCGCGGGCTTTCGCGTGTCCATCATCGAATTTTGTATTTTATTGGTCGTCACCCGGGCTTGAGCGTGAATGAACTGCTGACGATGCTGCGCGTTAGCAAGCAGTCTTTAAATGCTCCATTACGGCAACTGATGAAGTTAGGGCTAATTGAATCGAACGTTGACCTAATCGATCGCCGAATCAAGCGATTAGCACTGACACAAGAGGGATTACATTTGGAAAGGGAATTGTCTGGAGATCAACGGCAACGTTTTGCCAGGGCATTTGAAATCGTGGGGCGAGAAGGTGAGGCGACATGGTATCAAGTTATGAAGCTATTGGCAGAGGACATATTTCCTGACCTAATGGACTAAAAAAAGCATAACAATTAATAAACTGAGATTTTTTGCTAAGATCCTGCAACGGATAAATGAGCAAAAAATCGGCATAAATCTTTAAACTTAGTACTTAGGTAGATCCTTTATGCATAATATGTGCCCAAGCTAGATAGCTCAAATCTTTCCGCATAATTTCCGATCTCCCAAGGAATGCACATCAACTTTATCTTGGAGGCTAGATGAGTGCGGTGGTCAATGGCAGCCGGAATCAGAGTCGGAATCAGGTGCGGTGAAGATGGTTCCTGCATGATCAGTCTTCCCCAAGAAACACCCATCTACAACTCAAAGTGAGTACGATCGCCTCAAAATAGAGGTAACACTACCATTAGCGACTCATGACTAAACGCATTCTCGTCATCGATAATGAGTAATACATTCAAGAAGTAACACAAATC comes from the Trichocoleus sp. genome and includes:
- a CDS encoding MarR family transcriptional regulator — its product is MVDLNNSDSQREQELNKALEALHFAFRAVTAKPDVILAKRGLSRVHHRILYFIGRHPGLSVNELLTMLRVSKQSLNAPLRQLMKLGLIESNVDLIDRRIKRLALTQEGLHLERELSGDQRQRFARAFEIVGREGEATWYQVMKLLAEDIFPDLMD
- a CDS encoding cupin domain-containing protein, with protein sequence MNQLPISAQFVPATMGQTIYPEPYAAQVKGRLKRKLGDYFSLTQFGVNLTQLLPGAVSALAHSHSKQDEFILILEGSPTLVLGEAEFSLNPGDCYGFKAGTGIAHQLVNRSSEVAIYLEIGDRTPGDKVEYPNDDLTATQAANGAWILTHKDGTPY